The following nucleotide sequence is from Sphingopyxis sp. MWB1.
GGCTGGGCCAGCGACCGCCCAGCAATTGCATCACCTCTTCGATAGGGCATTGGGAGACCAGATTTTTCATCGCGCGCTCCGGTTACAAAAATGTGCGTAATTTACGGCGTATCGGCAGTCTTTATAGCAGACATCGCCGCGCGGCTCCTGTTCAAATGACGGAGCAAATAATGGAACCGATTCTTGTATATGGCTTCCCGCTGGGAAGTTCGATGGGGCTGGTTGCCGCCCTTGAGTGGCTGGGCCAACCCTATCGTCTTTGCCGCGTCGATATGCTGGGTGAAATGCGCGAGGCGCGTTATGCCCGTATCAATGCGCGGCATGAAACGCCGGTCTTGATCACCGATGGCAGAGCGCCGCTTAGCGAAACCATGGCGATTGCCGCCTGGTTCGCCGCGCGCGACCCCGAACGGCGGATCAGCTTTGATCCCCTGTCGCCCGAAGCCGACCGGATGCTGCAGCTCATGGCCTTTATCAATAGCGGCTTCACCGGGGCGTTCAGCCCGCTTTGGGTCGCGCTCGAAATGGACCCGCCGCGCCCCGCAGTGCAGGACGGTTTGCGTATCTGGGGCAAGGAAGCCGTGATCGAGCGGCATGACAAGCTGGAAGCCATGCTGGGCGACACGGCCTATCTCGTCGGCGACCATCCGACGCTGGCCGATGCGCTGTTCATCGGGGTCGCGCGCTGGCTCGATTTTCATGACGTCGCGCCGCCAGCGCGCTGGCCCAAGATCGCCGCGCTGCGGGCACGGCTGGAAGCCGACCCGGCGGTGATATATGCCACGGCCATCGAAAATGGCGAGGAGGTGTCCGGCAATGGCGCCTGCCAAGGACATGTTCCGTTGAGCCAGCTCATCAACCAATATAGCGTATAAACCAGACCTCCCG
It contains:
- a CDS encoding glutathione S-transferase family protein, whose product is MEPILVYGFPLGSSMGLVAALEWLGQPYRLCRVDMLGEMREARYARINARHETPVLITDGRAPLSETMAIAAWFAARDPERRISFDPLSPEADRMLQLMAFINSGFTGAFSPLWVALEMDPPRPAVQDGLRIWGKEAVIERHDKLEAMLGDTAYLVGDHPTLADALFIGVARWLDFHDVAPPARWPKIAALRARLEADPAVIYATAIENGEEVSGNGACQGHVPLSQLINQYSV